A segment of the Bdellovibrio bacteriovorus genome:
GGATCCAGATCCATGTCTTCAACCGCTTCACCCTTGGCTTCCGCCAAAGCCTCGTTCAGAAGATCCATGTACATTTCATAACCCACGGAATTGACGTGACCGGATTGCTCTTCACCCAGAATGTTTCCGGAACCGCGAAGTTCCAGATCATACTGGGCAATCTTGATGCCGCTGCCAAGCGCGGTGTTTTCCTGAATGATCTTAAGACGCTCTTGCTGCTCTTTATCGAGCTTGTGATTTCTTGGCATCATCAGATAACAGTAAGCCCGCGTTTTGGAGCGGCCCACGCGTCCACGCAGCTGATAAAGCTGGGAAAGTCCAAACAAGTGCGCGGTATCAATGAACATGGTGTTAGCACGTGGCACGTCCATGCCGGATTCCACAATCGCCGTACACACGAGCACATCGATTTCGTGGTGGAAGAAGGCGAGCATGGCTTTTTCAAGCTCGTGTTCTTCCATTTGTCCATGGGCCACGCGAATCCTTGCTTCCGGCACAATCTGACGAAGCTCATCGACCAGGCCATAGATGGATTCAATGCGGTTGTGGATAAAGTACACCTGGCCGCCACGCGAGATTTCCGCCGTCACGGCTTTGCGAATGGTTTCCGGATCGAACTTGGTCACAAAGGTGCGGGTTGGCAGACGATCCACCGGAGCCGTGTTGATCAAACTTAAATCGCGAATCCCGACAAGCGCCATATTCAGTGTGCGTGGGATAGGAGTTGCCGACAACGTCAGGGTGTCGACGCTGGTTTTGATCTTTTTGATTTTCTCTTTATGAGTGACGCCGAATTTTTGTTCTTCGTCGATAATCAAAAGGCCCAGGTCTTTATAGGCAATGGACGATCCCAGAAGTTTGTGGGTGCCCACGATCAAATCAACTTTGCCGTCTTTCAAATCCTGCAAAGTCTTTTTCACTTCAGCCGGAGTCACGAAACGATTCAGCACGCGAATATCCACCGGCCAGCCTTCGAAACGTTTTTTGAAGGTTTCAAAGTGCTGGAAGGTCAAAACGGTGGTCGGTGCCAGCACCGCCACTTGTTTTCGGGCTTGAATGGCAAAGAACGCCGCGCGCATGGCAACTTCCGTTTTACCGAAGCCCACATCGCCGCACACAAGCCGATCCATGGGCTTCGTGGATTTAAGATCTTTGCGGATGTCATTGATGGCGCGAAGCTGATCATCGGTTTCTTCATACGGGAAACCGTTTTCAAACATCATGACTTCATCTTCTTTAATCACAAAAGCGGGGCGGTGCATTTCAGCACGCTTCGCATACAAGGCCAGCAGATCCGCCGCAATGTCGCGCACGTGAGATTTGACTTTGGCTTTGGTTTTTTCCCAGGCAGTGCCGCCCAGCTTGTCCAGGATGCTGGTGCCAGCTCCAGAGAACTTCTGCAACTGACCCACGCGGTATACCGGCAGATAAAGTTTGTCTTTATCCTTGTAGCCGACCTGAATGTATTCAGATTCGACTCCGCCGATATTCATGATCTTCAGGCCTTCGTATTGGCCGATCCCGTGTTTGGTGTGAACCACCAGGTCGCCGGGCTTTAAATCACCGAAAGAAAGACGCTTGGCCTGCTTCTGGAAATCCTGGGCGCCGCTGGATTCTTTGGCGCGCTGTTTTTTGCCGTAGAAGTCCTCATCGCGCAGGAAGATGATTTTTTCCTCTTCCAGGCGCAGACTTTCCGCAAGATGGCGGGGCACGATGTGAACGATGTTTTGTTCACGATCCTGTTCCTGCAGCCAGGAATCCCAGCGGTATTCATCACTGTTGGTGCGAACGGCTTTCAGTTCCAGTTTTTCAAACACCAAAGACAACCGGTCGATATGGGACTGATTTTTGGTGCTGACAAAGATGCGATAACCCTCATCACGCCAGCGATGAAGTTTGTTGGCCGCGGCTTGCAACCACGGCTCGGTGCCGACCGCGTTGGCTAAGGCCAGGTTTGTAAAATCCTGAGTCATTGCCGTACGATATTCAACACGGGAATCATCGGAGTTTTCTTCGTCGAAGTATTCCAACGAAGAAAAATACACCTGGCGAGAGTTTAACGGATACGCCAGAGTTTCAAAGTTGACGTAGATGTCTTCAAGCTCGGGGCGGATCACATGCGCTTCACTGGTGCGATAGTCGGCTTTTAATTCCGCCCACATTTCATCCGCACAGCGAGAGATCTCCACCGGATCCAGGAACCACAGATTTAAAGCGCCCGGAAAATGATCAGCCGGAGTGGCAAGTTCGCCGTAGAAATAGGGAAGCAGGAATTCAATGCCCGGAAAGGCATTTTTTAACACCAGGGATCGCAGGGTTTCTTCGGCCTCAGCTTTATCGACTTTACGGCCCTCAAGGGAGCCGCGCACTCGCTGCAGCAGTCTTTCATGGGTTTCATCGCGATAAAGGACTTCACGCGCCGGAGTCA
Coding sequences within it:
- the mfd gene encoding transcription-repair coupling factor, encoding MKAESTHTRLESILERAFETTRGKIQVTGAASPLALAYFLSQTYSKKINGLPHLVVTGSHREAVTLQALLEFFDPSRQSHILPAFDVSPYSGLYPNTQVVADRVRFLAKAQSAKAGEIFISSVDALMQKTLPVKILKDHSKTVRAGDELPENLSDYFSTLGYTAAPMVEDKGQFAVRGGIVDIYPPTENQPVRMDLFGDQVESLRHFSVADQRSSDEIQSFVLTPAREVLYRDETHERLLQRVRGSLEGRKVDKAEAEETLRSLVLKNAFPGIEFLLPYFYGELATPADHFPGALNLWFLDPVEISRCADEMWAELKADYRTSEAHVIRPELEDIYVNFETLAYPLNSRQVYFSSLEYFDEENSDDSRVEYRTAMTQDFTNLALANAVGTEPWLQAAANKLHRWRDEGYRIFVSTKNQSHIDRLSLVFEKLELKAVRTNSDEYRWDSWLQEQDREQNIVHIVPRHLAESLRLEEEKIIFLRDEDFYGKKQRAKESSGAQDFQKQAKRLSFGDLKPGDLVVHTKHGIGQYEGLKIMNIGGVESEYIQVGYKDKDKLYLPVYRVGQLQKFSGAGTSILDKLGGTAWEKTKAKVKSHVRDIAADLLALYAKRAEMHRPAFVIKEDEVMMFENGFPYEETDDQLRAINDIRKDLKSTKPMDRLVCGDVGFGKTEVAMRAAFFAIQARKQVAVLAPTTVLTFQHFETFKKRFEGWPVDIRVLNRFVTPAEVKKTLQDLKDGKVDLIVGTHKLLGSSIAYKDLGLLIIDEEQKFGVTHKEKIKKIKTSVDTLTLSATPIPRTLNMALVGIRDLSLINTAPVDRLPTRTFVTKFDPETIRKAVTAEISRGGQVYFIHNRIESIYGLVDELRQIVPEARIRVAHGQMEEHELEKAMLAFFHHEIDVLVCTAIVESGMDVPRANTMFIDTAHLFGLSQLYQLRGRVGRSKTRAYCYLMMPRNHKLDKEQQERLKIIQENTALGSGIKIAQYDLELRGSGNILGEEQSGHVNSVGYEMYMDLLNEALAEAKGEAVEDMDLDPELNLKIPALIPDAYIKDIRIRLGYYKALADITSNEELDRIEEELRDQFGPIPEQTVNLMGLMLIRRQCKELGVRDISAGLKSISLIFTEKTKLSPEKVIQLAIRESKKYSLTPDNRLNIKMSNITWSAVHEEIDALLRLI